One genomic window of Herpetosiphonaceae bacterium includes the following:
- a CDS encoding acyl-CoA thioesterase, whose amino-acid sequence MEAAHPHRDITLRFLAEPTEVNFGGKVHGGTVMKWIDHAGYTCAVGWSGRYCVTVYVGGIRFYQPIHIGDLVEVHARLIYTGTTSMHIAVDVSAGAPTDREMRKTTHCIIIFVAVDQDGKPVAVPAWQPQSDADRVLHDYAQKLMALREGIEEQMRQYREQPAERGTQEPRTTS is encoded by the coding sequence ATGGAAGCTGCTCATCCTCACCGCGACATCACGCTGCGCTTTCTGGCCGAGCCGACCGAGGTCAACTTTGGCGGCAAAGTTCATGGCGGCACCGTGATGAAGTGGATCGACCACGCGGGCTATACCTGCGCCGTCGGCTGGAGCGGGCGCTACTGCGTCACGGTCTACGTCGGCGGCATTCGCTTTTACCAGCCGATCCACATCGGCGATCTGGTTGAGGTCCATGCCAGGCTGATCTACACCGGCACCACCAGCATGCACATTGCGGTGGACGTGAGCGCGGGAGCGCCCACCGATCGCGAGATGCGTAAAACGACGCACTGCATCATTATTTTTGTCGCCGTGGACCAGGACGGCAAGCCGGTAGCCGTGCCAGCCTGGCAGCCCCAATCGGATGCCGATCGCGTTCTGCACGACTACGCCCAGAAGCTCATGGCGCTGCGCGAAGGCATCGAGGAGCAGATGCGCCAGTATCGCGAACAGCCCGCTGAGCGGGGGACGCAAGAACCAAGGACCACGAGCTAA
- a CDS encoding glycosyltransferase produces MSDQPLTLLCLSHLKWDHVWQRPQQLTTRFAQYCRVIYVDPPEIMSGYEHPQLRAQPGAAGVRVLQPIFPMALIDTPGHSYQELWVALLPAVLDLAGPNTILWVFSPLADYLVAAAQPSIKLAVYDCMDDLASFKGGTPEMRLHESRLLSLVDLVFTGGRSMYEARKTCHAHVHCFPSGVDVQHYRAAQEQATADVPALSAIPQPRLGYFGVLDERIDWSLIASIAERRPMWHWLLIGPTAKVDPAELPVAPNLHYLGQQAYADLPRYLKSFDLATMPFALNEATRFISPTKTLEYLAGGKDVISTSVPDVVATYQGIVTVADGVDAWIAAIERLLAASPAERQERQQRAEPLLEQATWDGIAARMWALMIERLEATERTRLKSIALGSG; encoded by the coding sequence ATGTCCGACCAACCATTGACGCTGCTCTGCCTGTCACACCTGAAGTGGGACCATGTGTGGCAGCGGCCCCAGCAGTTGACGACGCGCTTTGCGCAGTATTGCCGCGTGATCTATGTCGATCCGCCGGAGATTATGTCCGGGTACGAGCATCCGCAGCTACGGGCGCAGCCGGGCGCAGCCGGTGTGCGGGTGCTCCAGCCGATCTTTCCGATGGCGCTGATCGACACGCCCGGCCACAGCTATCAAGAGCTGTGGGTTGCGTTGCTGCCAGCCGTGCTCGATCTGGCCGGGCCAAACACGATCCTGTGGGTCTTCTCGCCGCTGGCCGACTATCTGGTCGCCGCTGCGCAGCCCTCGATTAAGCTTGCCGTCTACGACTGTATGGACGATCTCGCCAGCTTCAAGGGCGGTACGCCTGAGATGCGGCTGCACGAATCGCGGCTGCTGAGTCTGGTCGATCTCGTTTTCACCGGCGGACGCTCGATGTACGAGGCGCGCAAGACGTGTCATGCGCATGTTCACTGCTTCCCCAGCGGCGTCGATGTGCAGCATTACCGCGCGGCCCAGGAGCAGGCTACGGCTGACGTGCCCGCGCTGTCCGCCATACCGCAGCCCCGCCTCGGCTACTTCGGCGTGCTCGACGAGCGCATCGACTGGTCGCTGATCGCAAGCATCGCCGAGCGACGACCGATGTGGCACTGGCTGTTGATCGGCCCCACGGCGAAAGTCGACCCGGCTGAGCTGCCGGTCGCGCCGAATCTGCACTACCTGGGCCAGCAAGCCTACGCCGACCTGCCCCGCTACCTGAAAAGCTTTGATCTGGCGACGATGCCGTTTGCGCTCAACGAGGCCACTCGGTTTATCAGCCCAACCAAGACCCTCGAATACCTGGCCGGTGGCAAGGATGTGATCAGCACCTCGGTGCCCGATGTCGTCGCTACCTACCAGGGGATCGTCACGGTGGCCGATGGCGTCGACGCCTGGATCGCCGCGATCGAGCGGCTGCTGGCCGCGTCGCCCGCCGAGCGCCAGGAGCGACAGCAGCGCGCAGAGCCGCTGCTTGAGCAGGCCACCTGGGATGGCATCGCAGCTAGGATGTGGGCGCTGATGATCGAGCGGCTGGAAGCGACCGAGCGGACGCGGTTGAAATCCATTGCTCTTGGCAGCGGCTAG
- a CDS encoding YbaY family lipoprotein encodes MPTVAPPGHTATTTAAPQPTPASQVRASGKVSGSMTYPMDRKLPPGATLTIRFSTVISDFGHERVIEEQAITSIPPSPVGFELAYDPATIGPDGIYTIRALMHAPGRLAWRSETHDVITQGAPSTVEMALKAPDAIGTVTGTLTYPGDSPLPPDAALTMRLIGAAQVANLDREVELSRFELRPVPAEPIPFLVEYDPAAVRADETYTLYAEIRAGGRLLFFTTELHPVITQGAPASVEVTLERPETIPAVTGVVTYPGDPKLPPDAMLAVQLYDLRYLLGDGEPILVAEQTIAPIGLAPIPFTIECDPATISPSGEYVIQAEIRADDRTIFSSQGTYPVIMSDHPSEVEIVLK; translated from the coding sequence GTGCCAACAGTTGCGCCGCCCGGCCATACCGCTACGACGACGGCGGCACCACAGCCAACGCCCGCATCGCAGGTCAGAGCCAGCGGCAAGGTCAGCGGCTCAATGACCTATCCGATGGACCGAAAACTTCCGCCCGGCGCGACCCTCACGATTCGGTTCTCGACGGTTATCTCAGATTTTGGACACGAGCGTGTCATCGAGGAGCAAGCGATCACCTCCATTCCGCCTTCTCCGGTCGGCTTTGAGCTCGCGTACGATCCCGCGACGATCGGCCCGGACGGAATCTATACCATTCGAGCGCTGATGCATGCTCCCGGCAGGCTGGCATGGCGCAGCGAGACTCACGACGTGATCACGCAGGGCGCTCCCAGCACGGTCGAGATGGCGCTGAAGGCTCCCGATGCGATTGGCACGGTGACAGGCACGCTCACCTATCCCGGCGACAGCCCGCTCCCGCCCGATGCCGCTCTCACGATGCGGCTGATCGGCGCGGCTCAAGTAGCAAATCTGGATCGAGAGGTGGAGCTGAGTCGTTTTGAGCTGCGCCCGGTTCCAGCAGAGCCGATTCCCTTCTTGGTCGAATATGACCCGGCGGCGGTACGGGCGGACGAAACCTACACGCTCTATGCCGAGATCCGCGCGGGCGGCAGGCTGCTCTTCTTTACCACCGAGCTGCATCCGGTGATCACACAGGGCGCTCCCGCTAGTGTTGAGGTTACGCTTGAGCGGCCTGAGACGATCCCGGCGGTGACGGGCGTTGTCACCTATCCCGGCGACCCGAAACTCCCGCCCGACGCCATGCTTGCGGTGCAGCTTTATGATCTACGGTACCTCCTCGGAGATGGAGAGCCGATCCTGGTTGCGGAGCAGACGATCGCGCCGATTGGTCTCGCGCCGATTCCCTTCACGATCGAGTGCGATCCCGCAACCATCAGCCCAAGCGGCGAGTATGTAATCCAGGCCGAGATTCGTGCCGACGATCGGACGATCTTCAGCAGCCAAGGGACCTATCCGGTCATCATGAGCGATCATCCTTCGGAAGTCGAGATCGTCCTGAAGTAG
- a CDS encoding delta(1)-pyrroline-2-carboxylate reductase family protein, with translation MHTLDEAETQALLPYPALAHAIREILLARQTQPITAPPRMAVPLAADGTLLLMPAATATLAITKLVTVHPHNAARQLPSVQADILVLEAATGRRLYMLPGEIVTARRTAALSLLAAQTLAPRPDGPLLIVGAGTQGRAHLEAFAEGLGVRQISIASRTFAHAERLADAAQQRGLSAHAVTDPLVALKEATLIVTATTSARPVLPAQVRPDALICAVGAYVPSMAELPPALVQQARVYVDTLEGAQAEAGDLIQAHVDWSQVTPLEQALTQPRPPAGPIIFKSVGHALWDLAAASLVHARNSKPAG, from the coding sequence ATGCATACGCTCGACGAGGCGGAGACACAAGCGCTGCTGCCGTATCCTGCGCTGGCTCACGCAATCCGCGAGATCTTGCTCGCCCGGCAGACCCAGCCGATCACTGCGCCGCCGCGCATGGCTGTGCCGCTGGCCGCCGATGGAACGCTGCTGCTGATGCCAGCTGCAACCGCGACTCTCGCGATCACCAAGCTGGTCACGGTCCATCCGCACAACGCAGCGCGGCAGTTGCCGAGCGTGCAGGCGGATATTCTGGTGCTGGAGGCGGCTACCGGACGAAGGCTCTACATGTTGCCGGGTGAGATCGTGACGGCTCGCCGCACCGCCGCGCTCTCGCTGCTGGCGGCGCAGACCCTGGCACCGCGTCCCGACGGGCCGCTGCTGATCGTCGGCGCGGGAACGCAGGGCCGGGCACATCTCGAAGCCTTCGCCGAGGGCCTGGGCGTGCGGCAGATCTCCATCGCGTCGCGGACCTTTGCCCATGCCGAGCGTCTTGCCGACGCTGCGCAGCAGCGTGGGTTGAGCGCGCACGCCGTGACCGATCCGCTGGTTGCGCTGAAGGAGGCCACGCTGATCGTCACCGCTACTACCAGCGCCCGCCCGGTGCTGCCTGCCCAGGTCCGGCCCGATGCGCTGATCTGCGCGGTCGGAGCCTATGTGCCGAGTATGGCCGAGCTGCCCCCGGCGCTGGTGCAGCAGGCGCGCGTATATGTCGACACGCTCGAAGGCGCGCAGGCCGAGGCTGGCGATCTGATCCAGGCTCATGTCGATTGGAGCCAGGTCACGCCCCTGGAGCAGGCGCTCACGCAGCCGCGCCCGCCCGCAGGCCCGATCATCTTCAAGAGCGTAGGACATGCCCTGTGGGATCTGGCCGCCGCATCCCTGGTGCATGCGCGCAATTCCAAGCCTGCCGGGTGA
- a CDS encoding TetR/AcrR family transcriptional regulator produces the protein MEEQRDETVFPDILAALDLPRVPQQTRSRQKRDALLAAAARLFEERGYDATTADDIADAAGVSIGTFYSYFRNKRQVFLTLYAASVEDFLALRITEIDFSTHPLQAIRETVRRALQRDQLFYGLRRAWSELLPRDPEIAGYNEQMNRLVCQQMIVAAHKIVAQGLTWPDLDIEPTCWAITLLLDQVWHTLPGPKEASEAEIDRQQEALVQVIYHALFRTP, from the coding sequence GTGGAAGAGCAACGCGACGAGACTGTATTTCCCGATATTCTTGCCGCTCTCGATCTGCCACGAGTGCCTCAGCAGACTCGCAGCCGCCAAAAACGCGACGCGCTTCTGGCGGCTGCCGCGCGCCTGTTCGAGGAGCGCGGCTACGATGCGACCACTGCGGACGACATCGCCGACGCCGCCGGCGTGAGCATTGGCACCTTCTACAGCTACTTCCGCAATAAGCGCCAGGTCTTTCTGACGCTGTATGCCGCGTCGGTCGAGGATTTTCTGGCGCTGCGCATCACCGAGATCGACTTCTCGACGCATCCGCTTCAGGCGATTCGCGAAACCGTCCGCCGCGCACTTCAGCGCGATCAGCTCTTCTACGGCCTGCGCCGGGCCTGGTCCGAGCTGCTGCCGCGCGATCCTGAGATCGCCGGATATAACGAGCAGATGAATCGGCTGGTCTGCCAGCAGATGATCGTCGCGGCGCACAAGATCGTCGCGCAGGGATTGACCTGGCCCGATCTGGACATCGAGCCGACCTGCTGGGCGATCACGCTTTTGCTCGATCAGGTCTGGCATACGCTGCCGGGGCCGAAAGAGGCGTCGGAGGCGGAGATCGACCGGCAGCAGGAGGCGCTGGTGCAGGTGATCTACCACGCGCTGTTTCGCACGCCCTAG
- a CDS encoding DUF2071 domain-containing protein, translating into MNTNDQLRFTPDLLARPTHGPLDVVTRLRHFAILTYTVEPQALARQLHPRFEPDCIRLADGRERALVSVVPFQDEDFHFVGLPLLRFCFGQTNYRAYVRDRLTGERAVWFFGTALDSASVLIPRYLWKLPWHRGRIRFDCRFDASRGAYAAYRMQTESAWAPADLEVEDTGERITTLDGFDDLERGMVLLTHPLRGFFYRRDGALGSYSIWHDRLAPTRGRCRHARFPLLDRLGLVSLADQVYPHSVLLQQETEFSIYLPPRKVRL; encoded by the coding sequence ATGAACACCAACGACCAGCTTCGCTTCACGCCTGACCTGCTGGCACGCCCCACGCACGGGCCGCTGGATGTTGTCACCAGGCTCAGACACTTTGCGATCCTGACCTACACCGTCGAGCCGCAGGCGCTAGCGCGACAGCTTCATCCGCGCTTCGAGCCTGATTGCATCCGGCTCGCCGATGGACGCGAGCGGGCGCTCGTCTCGGTTGTGCCGTTTCAGGACGAGGATTTTCATTTTGTTGGCCTGCCGCTCCTGCGCTTCTGCTTCGGGCAGACCAACTACCGCGCCTACGTTCGGGATCGTCTGACGGGCGAGCGCGCTGTCTGGTTTTTCGGCACGGCGCTCGATTCGGCGAGCGTGCTGATCCCGCGCTACCTGTGGAAGCTTCCCTGGCACCGGGGCCGCATCCGCTTCGACTGTCGCTTCGATGCCAGCAGGGGCGCGTACGCCGCGTACCGCATGCAGACCGAGAGCGCCTGGGCACCGGCGGATCTTGAGGTTGAAGATACGGGAGAGCGCATCACCACGCTGGACGGCTTCGACGACCTGGAGCGCGGTATGGTCCTGCTGACGCATCCACTGCGTGGATTTTTTTACCGGCGCGACGGCGCGCTCGGCAGCTACTCGATCTGGCACGATCGGCTGGCTCCAACCCGTGGCAGATGCAGGCATGCCCGCTTTCCGCTGCTGGATCGCCTGGGTCTGGTCAGCCTCGCCGACCAGGTGTATCCGCACAGTGTCTTGCTTCAGCAGGAAACCGAGTTTAGCATCTACCTGCCGCCCAGGAAAGTGCGCCTGTAA
- a CDS encoding SDR family oxidoreductase, translating into MTTSTMMQGKLVMVTGATDGIGKETARALAQMGAQVIVVGRNPAKIEATIDEIQAQSGNRQIDGLRADFAALDEVRALAAAFMQRYDRLDVLVNNAGGFFNTYKETADGFEQSFGINHLAPFLLTHLLLDALKTGAHRSGSARIVNVSSAAHMLGKMNFDDLQGRKRFSGMRAYAQSKLANLLFTYELARRMRGRGITSNALHPGAVASNFARNQPGWGAAFFKLALRFGLTPVQGAQTSIYLASSPKMEGITGNYYVKCKAVRSSPASYDTAAAARLWQISEDLAGVESSSTATATSAAHV; encoded by the coding sequence ATGACAACATCGACCATGATGCAGGGCAAGCTGGTAATGGTGACAGGCGCGACCGACGGAATCGGGAAGGAAACGGCGCGAGCGCTGGCTCAGATGGGCGCACAGGTGATCGTCGTGGGGCGCAATCCCGCCAAGATTGAGGCGACGATCGATGAGATCCAGGCGCAGAGCGGCAACCGGCAGATCGACGGCCTCCGGGCCGATTTCGCCGCGCTGGACGAGGTGCGCGCGCTGGCGGCGGCGTTCATGCAGCGCTACGATCGCCTGGACGTGCTGGTCAATAACGCGGGCGGGTTCTTCAACACCTACAAGGAAACCGCCGACGGCTTCGAGCAGAGCTTTGGCATCAATCATCTGGCACCGTTTCTGCTGACACATCTGCTGCTCGATGCGCTCAAGACCGGCGCGCATCGCAGCGGATCGGCCCGGATCGTCAACGTCTCGTCGGCGGCGCACATGCTGGGCAAGATGAACTTCGACGATCTTCAGGGCCGCAAGCGCTTCAGCGGCATGCGCGCCTACGCTCAGTCGAAGCTTGCCAATCTGCTGTTTACCTACGAGCTGGCGCGTCGGATGCGCGGTCGCGGCATCACATCCAACGCGCTGCATCCGGGCGCTGTCGCCTCCAACTTCGCGCGCAATCAGCCGGGGTGGGGAGCGGCATTCTTCAAGCTGGCGCTGCGCTTCGGTCTAACGCCCGTCCAGGGTGCGCAGACCTCGATCTACCTGGCCTCGTCGCCCAAGATGGAGGGCATCACCGGCAACTACTACGTCAAATGCAAGGCCGTGCGCTCGTCGCCCGCCTCGTACGACACCGCTGCCGCCGCGCGGCTGTGGCAGATCAGCGAAGATCTGGCGGGCGTCGAATCGTCCAGCACCGCCACGGCCACCAGCGCAGCGCATGTGTAG
- a CDS encoding PIG-L family deacetylase encodes MTQQRSLLAIFAHPDDEAFGSGGTLAYYARQGARVTLVCATRGEVGEISDPALANPETLGAVREMELRSAALALGIDDVRFLDHRDSGMAGTADNNDPRAFVNVPAETVVEQVVQIMRQVQPQVVITFDPRGGYGHPDHIAIHQHTVAAFHIAADTARYPGPAWQPARLFYTVIPRGAFRVMRQQLAAAGIDTSQFDRFEESGMGWPDDQIHAVLDVSETVAAKWDALHAHRTQFGPENFFRQMPEQIVQQLLSLEHFALAWPPPSDDLTLPDLFAGL; translated from the coding sequence ATGACCCAGCAACGATCATTACTCGCAATCTTCGCCCACCCCGACGACGAAGCCTTTGGCTCGGGCGGCACGCTGGCCTATTACGCCCGCCAGGGCGCCCGCGTGACGCTGGTCTGTGCCACGCGCGGCGAGGTCGGCGAGATCTCCGATCCGGCGCTTGCCAACCCCGAAACGCTCGGCGCGGTGCGTGAGATGGAGCTGCGCAGCGCGGCTCTGGCGCTTGGCATCGACGACGTGCGCTTTCTGGATCATCGCGACTCGGGCATGGCCGGGACGGCTGACAACAACGATCCGCGCGCCTTTGTCAACGTGCCCGCCGAAACCGTCGTCGAGCAGGTGGTCCAGATTATGCGGCAGGTCCAGCCGCAGGTGGTGATCACCTTCGATCCGCGCGGCGGCTACGGACATCCCGATCATATCGCGATCCACCAGCATACCGTCGCGGCGTTTCATATCGCCGCAGATACCGCGCGCTACCCTGGACCGGCGTGGCAGCCCGCGCGGCTGTTTTACACCGTGATTCCACGCGGGGCGTTTCGCGTCATGCGCCAGCAGCTTGCGGCGGCTGGGATCGACACCAGCCAGTTCGATCGCTTCGAGGAGAGCGGCATGGGCTGGCCCGACGATCAGATCCACGCGGTGCTCGACGTGTCGGAGACAGTGGCGGCGAAGTGGGACGCGCTGCACGCGCATCGGACGCAGTTCGGCCCTGAGAATTTCTTTCGACAGATGCCGGAGCAGATCGTGCAGCAGCTTCTCAGCCTTGAGCATTTCGCGCTGGCCTGGCCGCCGCCCTCGGACGATCTCACGCTGCCGGATCTGTTCGCCGGTCTGTGA
- a CDS encoding GAF domain-containing sensor histidine kinase, with product MDELPELPPPIDTTAQDIVRNAARLAALRRTALLDSPAEAAFDRLTRLATRILDAPTALVSLVDENRQFFKSCIGLPEPWASRRETPLSHSFCQHTIATAEPLVIGDARMHPLVSTNLAIPDLNVVAYAGIPLVTADGQALGSFCVIDSQPRDWTTDEVEILNELAASVVAEIELRSATREAQHQAEIQHFLAQVSRVLVDSFDAETSLQSVARLAVPLLADGCVIDIIEEDGSRRRVAATALDAPTEALIAELLQYSSLHDMPRPLAEATRTGQARLIPAAADDRSTGATQHSEYLRVAHALNLQSGWVIPMVAREHTVGVITLISTHADYPYAGYDLIVAQDLAQRAALAVDNARLYQVARQAIQARDEMLAMVSHDFRTPLGVVKGFTHLLQRRVQASTMPDKETLGDMFTKIDSAIQRMVYLLDELVEVTHLQAGQKLALPHEPTDLVRLVRRAADEQQESARRHRLHVQSELPELIGLYDVVRVERALINLLTNAIKYSPAGGEIHITVAAESDTSGTWATIRVQDQGIGIPAADLPRIFQRFYRAGNVGSIRGTGIGLATVEWIVTQHGGTVTLESTEGVGTTVVLRLPHMPYDGDDLTWDR from the coding sequence ATGGATGAACTACCAGAGCTACCTCCCCCCATCGACACCACCGCACAGGACATCGTCCGCAACGCGGCCAGACTGGCCGCCCTCCGCCGGACAGCGCTGCTGGACAGCCCTGCCGAGGCTGCCTTCGATCGCCTGACGCGCCTGGCGACAAGGATACTCGACGCGCCCACAGCGCTCGTCTCGCTCGTCGATGAGAATCGCCAGTTTTTCAAAAGCTGCATCGGCCTGCCGGAGCCGTGGGCCTCACGGCGCGAAACACCCTTATCGCACTCGTTCTGCCAGCACACGATCGCCACGGCGGAGCCGCTGGTGATCGGCGATGCGCGCATGCATCCGCTGGTCAGCACCAATCTTGCGATCCCCGACCTGAATGTTGTGGCCTACGCGGGCATTCCGCTGGTGACAGCCGACGGCCAGGCGCTCGGCTCCTTCTGTGTGATCGACTCGCAGCCGCGCGACTGGACCACAGACGAGGTCGAGATCTTGAACGAGCTGGCGGCGTCGGTCGTCGCCGAGATCGAGCTGCGGAGCGCGACGCGGGAAGCGCAGCATCAGGCGGAGATTCAGCACTTCCTGGCGCAGGTCAGCCGCGTGCTGGTCGACTCGTTCGACGCCGAGACGAGCTTGCAGAGCGTCGCGCGGCTGGCGGTGCCGCTGCTGGCCGATGGCTGTGTGATCGATATTATCGAGGAGGACGGCAGCCGTCGCCGGGTGGCGGCGACCGCTCTGGACGCGCCGACAGAGGCGCTGATCGCCGAGCTGCTTCAGTACTCGTCCTTGCACGACATGCCCCGCCCGCTGGCCGAGGCCACCCGCACAGGACAGGCGCGGCTGATCCCAGCAGCGGCCGACGATCGATCGACGGGCGCGACGCAGCACAGCGAGTACCTGCGCGTCGCCCACGCGCTCAACCTCCAATCCGGCTGGGTCATCCCGATGGTCGCGCGCGAGCATACCGTCGGCGTGATTACCCTGATCTCAACCCATGCTGACTACCCCTACGCGGGCTATGACCTGATCGTCGCGCAGGATCTTGCGCAGCGTGCGGCGCTGGCCGTGGACAACGCCCGGCTGTATCAGGTGGCGCGGCAGGCGATCCAGGCCCGCGACGAGATGCTGGCGATGGTTTCGCATGACTTTAGAACGCCGCTCGGCGTGGTCAAGGGCTTTACCCATCTGCTCCAGCGGCGCGTTCAGGCTTCGACGATGCCGGACAAAGAGACGCTCGGCGATATGTTCACCAAGATCGATAGCGCGATCCAGCGGATGGTCTATCTGCTCGACGAGCTGGTAGAGGTGACACATCTTCAGGCGGGCCAGAAGCTCGCGCTCCCTCACGAGCCGACCGATCTGGTGCGGCTGGTGCGGCGCGCGGCGGATGAGCAGCAGGAGAGCGCGCGCCGCCATCGCCTGCACGTCCAGTCCGAGCTGCCGGAGCTGATCGGCCTCTACGATGTCGTGCGCGTGGAGCGAGCCTTGATCAATCTGCTGACCAACGCGATCAAATATAGTCCGGCTGGCGGCGAGATCCATATCACGGTAGCAGCCGAGAGCGACACATCCGGCACATGGGCCACGATCCGCGTGCAGGATCAGGGCATCGGCATTCCCGCCGCCGATCTGCCGCGTATTTTCCAGCGCTTCTACCGCGCCGGGAACGTCGGCAGCATCAGGGGCACCGGCATCGGCCTGGCGACCGTCGAGTGGATCGTGACGCAGCACGGCGGGACGGTTACGCTCGAAAGCACCGAGGGCGTCGGCACGACCGTCGTGCTGCGATTGCCGCACATGCCCTACGACGGCGACGATCTCACCTGGGATAGATAG
- a CDS encoding glycoside hydrolase family 3 N-terminal domain-containing protein: MSPKQDRQRSGPTPRRKTMLSLAALLLTMGMLLQPRLPAVTAQSVTPIYKDPSAPIPDRVADLLTRMTLDEKIGQMTQVDRGSLATEADIATYYLGSILSGGGSAPTPNTPTAWADMYDRYQGIALSTRLGIPIIYGIDAVHGHNNVYGATIFPHNIGLGATRNPALIQQIGRATAEEVAGTGIDWTFAPCLCVARNERWGRTYESYGEDPEIASAMTTIVTGLQGTSLSGPASILATAKHWVGDGGTTGGDDQGNTQISEAELRRLHVVPYVDAIQKGVGSVMISYSSWNGQKLHGHRYLITDVLKGELGFSGFVVSDWAGIDQLPGDYPSDVRTAINAGIDMVMVPHNYTLFTSTLRNEINAGSIPQARIDDAVRRILTKKFELGLFERPYTDRAYTATIGSAAHRAIARDAVRQSLVLLKNTNNILPLAKNARIFVAGKNADDIGNQSGGWTISWQGSSGAITPGTTILQGIRNTVAPGTTVTYSKSGRGAAGHDVAVVVIGEKPYAEGQGDKPSYLGLDQEDKNTLTTVKRTGVPMVVVLVSGRPMIVTNELPDWRGLIAAWLPGTEGQGVADVLFGDYKPTGKLPHSWPRAETQIPINTGDTPYDPLFPYGFGLTYP, translated from the coding sequence ATGTCCCCGAAACAGGATCGTCAACGAAGCGGCCCTACCCCCCGCCGAAAGACCATGCTCAGCCTCGCCGCGCTGCTGCTCACGATGGGCATGCTCCTGCAACCACGTCTGCCAGCAGTGACAGCCCAGAGCGTCACGCCGATCTACAAAGATCCGAGCGCGCCGATCCCCGATCGGGTGGCCGATCTGCTGACGCGCATGACGCTCGACGAAAAGATCGGCCAGATGACGCAGGTCGATCGCGGCTCGCTGGCGACCGAGGCGGATATTGCGACGTACTACCTTGGCTCGATCCTCAGCGGCGGCGGCTCAGCGCCCACGCCCAACACGCCCACCGCCTGGGCCGACATGTACGATCGCTACCAGGGCATCGCGCTCTCGACCCGGCTGGGCATTCCGATCATCTACGGCATCGACGCGGTCCACGGGCATAACAACGTCTATGGCGCGACGATCTTCCCGCACAATATCGGCCTGGGCGCAACCCGCAATCCCGCGCTGATCCAGCAGATCGGGCGGGCGACCGCCGAGGAGGTGGCGGGCACCGGCATCGACTGGACCTTCGCGCCGTGTCTGTGTGTGGCGCGCAACGAGCGCTGGGGCCGCACCTACGAGAGCTATGGCGAAGATCCTGAGATCGCCAGCGCCATGACGACGATCGTAACGGGGCTTCAGGGGACTAGCCTGAGCGGCCCGGCGTCGATCCTCGCGACCGCCAAGCATTGGGTTGGCGATGGCGGCACGACCGGCGGCGATGATCAGGGCAATACCCAGATCAGCGAAGCCGAGCTACGTCGCCTGCATGTTGTGCCCTACGTCGACGCGATCCAGAAGGGCGTCGGCTCGGTGATGATCTCCTACAGCAGTTGGAACGGGCAAAAGCTGCACGGCCACCGGTACCTGATCACCGACGTGCTCAAGGGCGAGCTTGGCTTCAGCGGCTTTGTCGTCTCCGACTGGGCCGGGATCGATCAGTTGCCGGGCGACTATCCCAGCGATGTGCGGACCGCGATCAACGCCGGGATCGATATGGTGATGGTGCCGCACAACTATACGCTCTTCACCAGCACGCTGCGCAACGAGATCAACGCCGGCAGCATTCCGCAGGCGCGCATCGACGACGCGGTTCGCCGGATTCTGACCAAGAAATTCGAGCTTGGCCTCTTCGAGCGGCCCTACACCGACCGCGCCTACACCGCGACGATCGGCTCGGCGGCTCACCGCGCCATCGCCCGCGACGCCGTCCGGCAATCACTGGTGCTTTTGAAGAACACCAACAATATTTTGCCGCTTGCCAAGAACGCCCGGATCTTCGTCGCGGGCAAGAACGCCGACGACATCGGCAACCAGAGCGGCGGCTGGACGATCTCCTGGCAGGGCAGCAGCGGCGCGATCACGCCCGGCACCACGATCCTGCAAGGCATCCGCAATACGGTCGCGCCCGGCACGACTGTCACCTACAGCAAGAGCGGGCGCGGCGCGGCGGGCCATGATGTCGCGGTTGTGGTGATCGGCGAGAAGCCCTACGCCGAGGGCCAGGGCGATAAGCCGTCGTATCTGGGCCTCGACCAGGAAGACAAGAATACGCTCACGACGGTCAAGCGCACAGGCGTGCCGATGGTCGTTGTGCTCGTCTCCGGCAGGCCGATGATCGTCACCAATGAGCTGCCCGACTGGCGCGGTCTGATCGCCGCGTGGCTGCCCGGCACCGAGGGTCAGGGCGTTGCCGATGTGCTCTTTGGCGATTACAAGCCCACGGGCAAGCTGCCGCACTCCTGGCCTCGCGCCGAAACGCAGATCCCGATCAACACCGGCGACACGCCCTACGATCCGCTCTTCCCGTACGGCTTTGGGCTGACCTATCCGTAG